The following coding sequences are from one Cygnus olor isolate bCygOlo1 chromosome 2, bCygOlo1.pri.v2, whole genome shotgun sequence window:
- the ACAA1 gene encoding 3-ketoacyl-CoA thiolase, peroxisomal, which produces MAAGPGDAKMAAGGSGGALRRVRAVLGHLSGQPPAAVRAAPCGSRAGGAAGPDDVVVVHGRRTAIGRAKRGGFKDTTPDELLSAVMTAVLQDVGLRPEALGDICVGNVLQPGAGALIARVAQFLSGIPETVPCSSVNRQCSSGLQAIINIAGGIRNGSYDIGLACGVETMSLRSANNPGDISSSMMENSKARDCLIPMGITSENVAEKFGVSRKKQDAFALASQQKAAKAQQLGLFKAEIVPVKTTVQDKEGNRQTITVHQDEGIRPSTTLEGLAKLKPAFKENGSTTAGNASQVSDGAAAVLLAKRSKAAQLGLPVLGVLRSFAVVGVPPDVMGIGPAYAIPAAVGKAGLTLNDIDIFEINEAFASQAVYCVEKLGIPMEKVNPLGGAIALGHPLGCTGARQVVTLLNELKRRGRRAYGVVSMCIGTGMGAAAVFEYPGN; this is translated from the exons atggcggcggggcccggggacgccaagatggcggcggggggcagcggcggggcgcTGCGGCGGGTGCGGGCGGTGCTGGGGCACCTctcggggcagcccccggccgccgtGCGGGCAGCGCCCTGCgggagccgggccgggggagCCGCCGGCCCCGACGACGTGGTGGTGGTGCACGGGAGGAGGACGGCCATCGGCCGAGCCAAGCGCGGGGGGTTCAAG GATACCACGCCCGATGAGCTGCTGTCTGCCGTTATGACGGCCGTCCTGCAGGACGTCGGGCTTCGTCCAGAGGCGCTGGGAGACATCTGTGTGG GAAACGTGCTGCAGCCGGGAGCCGGCGCTTTGATCGCAAGAGTTGCGCAGTTTCTAAG TGGTATCCCAGAGACGGTGCCTTGCTCGAGTGTGAACCGGCAGTGCTCCTCCGGGCTGCAGGCCATTATCAATATAGCTG GTGGCATCCGAAATGGGTCATATGACATTGGCCTGGCCTGTGG CGTGGAAACAATGTCCCTCAGAAGTGCCAATAACCCTGGCGATATCAGCTCCAGTatgatggaaaacagcaaagctCGAGATTGCCTTATTCCCATGGG AATAACCTCAGAGAATGTGGCAGAGAAGTTTGGAGTTTCCCGAAAGAAGCAAGATGCCTTTGCCTTGGCTTCCCAGCAAAA AGCAGCAAAAGCTCAGCAGCTGGGACTGTTTAAAGCCGAGATTGTTCCGGTCAAGACCACCGTCCAAGATAAGGAGGGCAACCGACAAACAATCACTGTGCACCAAGATGAAGGGATTAGGCCCTCCACCACCCTGGAAGGCTTGGCAAAGCTGAAGCCTGCCTTCAAGGAGAACGGCAGCACTACAGCAG GCAACGCCAGCCAGGTCAGTGACGGAgcagctgcagttctgctggCAAAACGTTcgaaagcagcacagctgggactGCCAGTGCTGGGGGTGCTCAGGTCCTTTGCCGTGGTCGGAGTCCCGCCCGATGTTATGGGCATAGGGCCAGCCTACGCGATCCCTGCCGCTGTGGGGAAGGCAG GTCTGACGCTAAATGACATAGATATATTTGAAATCAATGAAGCCTTTGCAAGCCAG GCTGTGTACTGTGTTGAAAAGCTGGGCATTCCCATGGAGAAGGTCAACCCCCTGGGAGGAGCAATAGCCCTGGGGCACCCCCTGGGCTGTACAGGCGCTCGGCAAGTCGTCACTTTGCTCAATGAATTGAAGCGTAGAGGGAGAAG AGCGTATGGTGTTGTGTCAATGTGCATTGGAACTGGCATGGGAGCTGCAGCAGTATTTGAATACCCAGGGAACTAA